From one Neovison vison isolate M4711 chromosome 1, ASM_NN_V1, whole genome shotgun sequence genomic stretch:
- the MOCS2 gene encoding molybdopterin synthase catalytic subunit isoform X3: MREDLNEVEENSKDVIKFTSEKLSIDEVSQLVISPLCGAVSLFVGTTRNNFEGKKVISLEYEAYLPMAENEIRKICSDIRQKWPVKHIAVFHRLGSVPVSEASIIIAVSSAHRAESLQAVSYAIDTLKAKVPIWKKEMYEESSSSWKKNKECFWATGD, encoded by the exons ATGAG GGAAGATCTGAATGAAGTTGAGGAGAACTCTAAAGATGTAATAAAATTTACTTCTGAGAAGCTGTCCATAGATGAAGTCTCACAGTTGGTGATTTCTCCACTCTGTGGTGCAGTATCCCTCTTTGTAG ggacTACAAGAAATAACTTTGAAGGGAAAAAAGTCATCAGCTTAGAATATGAAGCATATCTCCCAATGGCAGAAAATGAAATCCGAAAGATCTGTAGCGACATTAGGCAGAAATGGCCAGTCAAACACATAGCAGTGTTTCATAGACTTGG CTCAGTTCCAGTGTCAGAAGCAAGCATAATCATTGCTGTGTCCTCAGCCCATAGGGCTGAGTCCCTCCAAGCTGTGAGCTATGCCATCGATACTTTAAAAGCCAAGGTGCCCATATGGAAGAAG gaaatGTATGAAGAATCATCGTCatcctggaaaaaaaacaaagaatgcttTTGGGCAACTGGTGATTaa
- the MOCS2 gene encoding molybdopterin synthase catalytic subunit isoform X1, producing MSSLEINSSSFNQETKLPSSPPLVEDSACVPLGEDLNEVEENSKDVIKFTSEKLSIDEVSQLVISPLCGAVSLFVGTTRNNFEGKKVISLEYEAYLPMAENEIRKICSDIRQKWPVKHIAVFHRLGSVPVSEASIIIAVSSAHRAESLQAVSYAIDTLKAKVPIWKKEMYEESSSSWKKNKECFWATGD from the exons ATGTCGAGCTTGGAGATCAACTCCTCCAGCTTCAATCAGGAGACGAAATTGCCATCATCCCCCCCATTAGTGGAGGATAGTGCTTGTGTGCCACTTGG GGAAGATCTGAATGAAGTTGAGGAGAACTCTAAAGATGTAATAAAATTTACTTCTGAGAAGCTGTCCATAGATGAAGTCTCACAGTTGGTGATTTCTCCACTCTGTGGTGCAGTATCCCTCTTTGTAG ggacTACAAGAAATAACTTTGAAGGGAAAAAAGTCATCAGCTTAGAATATGAAGCATATCTCCCAATGGCAGAAAATGAAATCCGAAAGATCTGTAGCGACATTAGGCAGAAATGGCCAGTCAAACACATAGCAGTGTTTCATAGACTTGG CTCAGTTCCAGTGTCAGAAGCAAGCATAATCATTGCTGTGTCCTCAGCCCATAGGGCTGAGTCCCTCCAAGCTGTGAGCTATGCCATCGATACTTTAAAAGCCAAGGTGCCCATATGGAAGAAG gaaatGTATGAAGAATCATCGTCatcctggaaaaaaaacaaagaatgcttTTGGGCAACTGGTGATTaa
- the MOCS2 gene encoding molybdopterin synthase catalytic subunit isoform X2 encodes MSSLEINSSSFNQETKLPSSPPLVEDSACVPLGEDLNEVEENSKDVIKFTSEKLSIDEVSQLVISPLCGAVSLFVGTTRNNFEGKKVISLEYEAYLPMAENEIRKICSDIRQKWPVKHIAVFHRLGSVPVSEASIIIAVSSAHRAESLQAVSYAIDTLKAKVPIWKKLRV; translated from the exons ATGTCGAGCTTGGAGATCAACTCCTCCAGCTTCAATCAGGAGACGAAATTGCCATCATCCCCCCCATTAGTGGAGGATAGTGCTTGTGTGCCACTTGG GGAAGATCTGAATGAAGTTGAGGAGAACTCTAAAGATGTAATAAAATTTACTTCTGAGAAGCTGTCCATAGATGAAGTCTCACAGTTGGTGATTTCTCCACTCTGTGGTGCAGTATCCCTCTTTGTAG ggacTACAAGAAATAACTTTGAAGGGAAAAAAGTCATCAGCTTAGAATATGAAGCATATCTCCCAATGGCAGAAAATGAAATCCGAAAGATCTGTAGCGACATTAGGCAGAAATGGCCAGTCAAACACATAGCAGTGTTTCATAGACTTGG CTCAGTTCCAGTGTCAGAAGCAAGCATAATCATTGCTGTGTCCTCAGCCCATAGGGCTGAGTCCCTCCAAGCTGTGAGCTATGCCATCGATACTTTAAAAGCCAAGGTGCCCATATGGAAGAAG TTAAGAGTCTAG